Proteins from one Ornithobacterium rhinotracheale genomic window:
- a CDS encoding type IA DNA topoisomerase codes for MKVILAEKPSVGREIAHLLGANSKKDGYLEGNGYAVTWAFGHLVQLAMPEAYGCVGFQKEHLPILPEPFELQPRQVRENKGYVADASVLKQLKVIETLFEQCDSIVVATDAGREGELIFRYIYDYLNCQKPFERLWISSLTEKAILSGFEKLRPGKQFDPLYHAAQMRSQADWLVGINATQALSIAAGSGVYSLGRVQTPTLSMLCERYLTHTQFEKKPYWQLQLVHQKGHLKFNSLSTLKTEKKEEVEEWKKSAERNSNAEVLSVEKKTVKEQPPLLYDLTELQKEANKKYSFSADETLNIAQSLYEKKYITYPRTGSKYISEDVWAEIPLLIKQLEHYEDYAKYAQQLRRSSLTKRIVNDVKVTDHHGLLITDKIPTELPKKEALIYKMIAGRLLEAVSEICIKETQKIIVEVGHKNYEIKGCTIQSAGWRAVNGSFSEIEKEEEIPQELPELQKGDTLKVKDSQILSKNTRPPALYTEATLLSAMESAGKDLEDENQRQLLKGTGIGTPATRAATIETLLKRNYIKRQKKSIVPTEKGLKVFEWVKDRKIADVALTGEWEASLNEIEEGQLPPEDFLQAMKDYTQKITEDFLAMEIEGIASPTLVCPICKKQSVRLYEKVAKCMEDDCQWLFFRNVCGKQVNDEAIMALLENGKTTLLKGLKSKAGKSFDAYLVLQEDGSTSFEFPPRSKNKKGRRKRK; via the coding sequence ATGAAAGTAATCCTAGCGGAAAAACCCAGTGTAGGCAGAGAAATTGCTCATTTATTAGGGGCTAATAGTAAAAAAGATGGTTATCTAGAAGGTAATGGTTATGCCGTTACTTGGGCATTTGGACATTTAGTACAATTGGCAATGCCTGAAGCGTATGGTTGTGTAGGATTCCAAAAAGAACATCTACCCATACTCCCAGAACCGTTTGAACTACAACCCCGCCAAGTGAGAGAAAATAAAGGATATGTAGCTGATGCAAGCGTATTAAAACAACTTAAAGTGATTGAAACTTTATTTGAACAATGCGATTCAATTGTAGTAGCTACCGATGCAGGGAGAGAAGGTGAATTAATTTTCCGCTACATTTATGATTACTTAAATTGTCAAAAACCTTTTGAGCGACTTTGGATTAGTTCACTCACAGAAAAAGCCATTCTTTCAGGCTTTGAAAAACTCCGTCCAGGAAAGCAATTTGACCCTTTATATCACGCTGCCCAAATGCGTAGCCAAGCCGATTGGCTGGTAGGAATCAATGCTACCCAAGCCCTGAGTATCGCCGCTGGAAGCGGTGTATACTCCCTCGGGCGGGTACAAACTCCTACTTTGTCCATGCTTTGTGAGCGATACCTCACGCATACCCAATTCGAGAAAAAACCGTATTGGCAATTGCAGTTAGTGCATCAAAAAGGCCATCTCAAATTTAATAGCCTTTCCACGCTAAAAACGGAAAAAAAAGAAGAAGTAGAAGAATGGAAAAAATCCGCAGAGCGAAATTCAAATGCAGAAGTGCTCTCCGTAGAAAAGAAAACGGTAAAAGAACAACCGCCTTTACTTTATGATTTAACCGAACTCCAAAAAGAGGCGAATAAAAAATATAGTTTTTCGGCAGATGAAACCTTAAACATTGCTCAAAGTTTGTATGAAAAGAAATACATCACTTATCCTCGTACAGGAAGTAAATATATTTCAGAAGATGTATGGGCAGAAATTCCTTTGTTGATTAAACAATTAGAGCATTATGAGGACTATGCAAAATATGCACAACAACTCAGACGCTCCTCTCTTACCAAGCGTATCGTCAATGATGTAAAAGTAACCGACCATCACGGACTGCTCATTACTGACAAAATACCGACCGAACTCCCTAAGAAAGAAGCCCTCATTTACAAAATGATTGCCGGGCGTTTATTAGAAGCGGTATCGGAAATTTGTATCAAGGAAACGCAGAAGATCATCGTAGAAGTAGGTCATAAAAATTATGAAATCAAAGGTTGTACGATACAATCCGCAGGTTGGAGAGCGGTCAATGGTTCTTTTTCAGAAATAGAAAAAGAAGAGGAAATCCCACAAGAACTTCCTGAACTACAAAAAGGAGATACCTTAAAAGTAAAGGACAGTCAAATTCTATCCAAAAACACCCGCCCACCAGCATTATATACGGAAGCGACTTTGCTATCGGCTATGGAATCGGCAGGTAAGGATTTGGAAGACGAAAATCAACGACAATTACTCAAAGGTACTGGTATTGGAACTCCTGCTACTAGAGCGGCAACCATAGAAACTTTATTGAAACGAAACTATATCAAACGCCAAAAGAAAAGTATAGTTCCAACTGAAAAGGGATTGAAAGTATTTGAATGGGTCAAAGACCGAAAAATCGCTGACGTAGCATTAACGGGCGAATGGGAAGCCTCTCTCAATGAAATTGAGGAAGGGCAACTCCCACCAGAAGATTTTTTACAAGCGATGAAAGATTATACCCAAAAAATTACAGAAGATTTTTTAGCGATGGAAATCGAAGGGATTGCTTCACCAACATTGGTTTGTCCTATCTGTAAAAAGCAAAGCGTTCGCCTATATGAGAAAGTTGCTAAATGTATGGAAGATGATTGTCAGTGGTTATTTTTCAGAAATGTTTGCGGAAAACAGGTAAATGATGAAGCGATAATGGCTTTGCTGGAAAATGGAAAAACAACGCTTTTAAAAGGATTAAAAAGTAAGGCGGGAAAAAGTTTTGATGCTTATTTGGTTCTTCAAGAAGACGGTTCTACCTCATTTGAGTTTCCGCCTCGCTCTAAAAATAAAAAAGGAAGACGAAAACGAAAGTAA
- a CDS encoding RteC domain-containing protein, with the protein MSHYVNMFRRIEQEIEKEEKKVTFETKQITQEALKIVIYLNDKLQEFRKEVLQKGFEDDDEEIYFFRHIKPNIQGKLIFYNRVYRTEMLRPTSINDFTKKYFSDEEERCRKRYDYFLKSDDFYRYYWSGRNDKDALYFKRFAINLADGLENHVFDLDPYFSTYYDYLVARIIARELFYDYLLFRTTEKQYEDIEDFEHSLEWSASKNALVELIYALYCSGAISNGNTNLSAISFAFQRIFKVELKDINHSFHRMKFRSKSQTLFIDQLQSSLQNYINKNL; encoded by the coding sequence ATGTCGCATTATGTAAACATGTTCAGACGAATTGAACAAGAGATTGAAAAGGAAGAAAAAAAAGTAACGTTTGAAACCAAGCAAATTACTCAGGAAGCACTTAAGATAGTGATTTACCTAAATGACAAATTGCAAGAATTTCGTAAAGAGGTTTTACAAAAAGGCTTTGAAGATGATGATGAAGAAATCTATTTCTTTCGACATATCAAACCCAATATTCAGGGAAAATTAATCTTTTACAATAGAGTGTATCGTACAGAAATGCTACGCCCTACCTCTATCAATGACTTTACTAAAAAATACTTTAGTGATGAGGAGGAAAGATGCCGAAAGCGTTATGATTATTTTCTAAAATCAGACGATTTTTATCGCTATTATTGGTCGGGCAGAAATGATAAAGATGCTCTCTACTTTAAGCGTTTCGCTATTAATCTTGCTGATGGATTAGAAAATCATGTCTTTGATTTAGATCCCTATTTTTCTACTTATTATGACTATTTAGTCGCTAGAATTATCGCTCGTGAGTTATTTTATGATTATCTATTATTCAGAACAACTGAAAAACAATACGAAGATATAGAGGATTTTGAACATTCCTTGGAATGGAGTGCTTCTAAAAATGCCCTTGTGGAGCTAATCTATGCATTATATTGTTCTGGTGCTATTTCCAATGGAAATACCAACCTGAGTGCTATCTCTTTTGCTTTTCAAAGGATATTTAAAGTGGAACTCAAGGATATTAATCACTCCTTTCATCGTATGAAATTTCGTTCAAAATCTCAAACCTTATTTATTGATCAATTACAGTCTTCTTTGCAAAACTATATCAATAAAAATTTATAG
- a CDS encoding toprim domain-containing protein, which translates to MFKKEDILSKTNNGLEVFRHYVSGNWKVGQNFKNPFYDDKNPSCNIYKDKKTGIYRIKDFGDPRFNGDCFSLVGYLYDLDCKQSHDFVEILKIINRDLSLGLETYEPNISKRAQREIRTETSPARAEEASGYRPYTIIEKDFSEKEIRYWKTFGITKTVLDAFGVKSLQSFESINKKGQPYRIASNDNEPIFSYQNAELIKIYRPFSKHRFLYAGIATDYCFGLEQLLLEGDDILFITGGEKDVMSLYAKGFSAICFNSENSHIPISLIQSLKGRFRHIVLLYDVDHAGKKAVQSHLEKLKDQVEVLELPLSGTKDNKDISNYFQQGHTAKDLKTLFLKMLQKKYKQGLSLLQSCEIQWHQPPAKQKTIIALREAAIGLQSSLLGVTGGEGTGKSHYVAAMIAGSLYQGNHAIDLLGLNVTYCDNHAVLFFDTEQSADQLYDNISILLKRAQLGAMPSNFKAYCLTQIPRKERMKIIRQCMDTLYYEYSGIHLVVIDGIADLISSANNESESIEMIEELYALAGHYQTCMVCVLHLTPGGLKLRGHLGSELQRKASAVLSVEQDRSSACSVVLPKKIRKGDPNQLPKILFRWDAKSGMHRYCGTQRKIEKKDKTTELATLVSPLFRKRAVWEYSELVQEIRALTGVQERTAKNYIVKLKAKELLIVDSQNPQQLSIGKLMKKILNQK; encoded by the coding sequence ATGTTCAAAAAGGAAGACATTTTAAGTAAGACCAATAACGGGCTGGAAGTATTTCGTCATTATGTTTCGGGGAATTGGAAAGTGGGACAAAACTTTAAAAACCCTTTTTATGATGATAAAAATCCCTCTTGTAATATTTACAAGGATAAAAAAACAGGCATCTATCGGATTAAAGATTTTGGGGATCCTCGCTTTAACGGCGATTGCTTTTCTTTAGTTGGTTATCTATATGATTTGGACTGCAAACAATCTCACGATTTTGTAGAAATCTTAAAGATTATCAATCGGGATTTAAGTTTAGGATTAGAGACTTATGAACCTAATATTTCTAAACGAGCACAAAGAGAAATCAGAACGGAAACCAGTCCTGCAAGAGCAGAAGAAGCATCCGGTTATCGTCCCTACACGATAATAGAAAAGGATTTTAGCGAAAAAGAAATCCGTTACTGGAAAACTTTTGGAATTACAAAAACTGTCTTAGACGCATTTGGCGTTAAATCTTTGCAGTCTTTTGAAAGCATCAATAAAAAAGGACAGCCTTATCGAATAGCGTCCAATGATAACGAACCTATTTTTTCATATCAGAATGCGGAACTCATCAAAATATATCGTCCTTTTTCCAAACATCGTTTCCTATATGCAGGTATTGCTACGGATTATTGTTTTGGATTGGAACAATTACTGTTAGAAGGTGATGATATTTTGTTTATTACAGGGGGAGAAAAAGATGTGATGAGTTTGTATGCAAAAGGCTTTTCAGCCATTTGTTTTAATAGTGAAAATAGTCATATTCCCATCTCTCTTATCCAATCTTTAAAAGGTCGCTTTCGTCATATCGTATTATTGTATGATGTGGATCATGCAGGAAAAAAGGCGGTACAAAGCCATTTAGAAAAATTAAAGGATCAAGTCGAAGTATTAGAACTTCCTCTATCTGGAACGAAAGACAATAAAGACATCTCAAACTATTTTCAACAAGGTCATACTGCTAAGGATTTGAAAACATTGTTTTTGAAAATGCTTCAAAAAAAGTATAAGCAAGGGCTTTCCTTATTACAATCCTGTGAAATTCAATGGCATCAACCACCCGCCAAGCAAAAGACCATCATCGCTTTAAGAGAAGCAGCGATTGGATTGCAAAGTAGTCTTTTAGGCGTTACAGGAGGGGAAGGAACGGGAAAAAGCCATTATGTAGCTGCAATGATTGCAGGGAGTTTATATCAGGGCAATCACGCCATAGATTTATTAGGACTCAATGTAACCTATTGTGATAATCATGCGGTTTTATTTTTCGATACCGAACAATCCGCAGATCAATTGTACGACAACATTTCCATATTACTCAAACGAGCCCAGCTTGGTGCAATGCCCTCAAATTTTAAAGCCTATTGTCTTACTCAAATTCCAAGAAAAGAGCGTATGAAAATTATTCGACAATGTATGGATACTTTATACTACGAGTATTCAGGGATTCATCTGGTAGTCATTGACGGTATTGCCGATTTAATAAGTTCCGCCAATAATGAAAGCGAAAGTATTGAAATGATAGAGGAATTGTATGCACTGGCAGGGCATTACCAAACCTGTATGGTATGTGTATTACATTTAACGCCAGGGGGATTAAAACTTCGAGGGCATTTAGGTTCGGAGTTGCAACGAAAAGCCTCTGCGGTGCTTTCGGTAGAGCAAGACCGAAGCAGTGCTTGCTCTGTGGTATTACCCAAGAAAATCCGTAAAGGGGACCCCAACCAATTGCCCAAGATATTGTTTCGATGGGACGCTAAAAGTGGAATGCATCGTTATTGTGGCACTCAAAGGAAAATTGAAAAGAAAGATAAAACCACAGAATTAGCGACCCTCGTATCGCCTCTGTTTAGAAAAAGAGCCGTATGGGAATATAGTGAATTGGTACAAGAAATCAGAGCCTTGACCGGCGTGCAGGAACGAACAGCCAAAAATTACATCGTAAAACTCAAAGCCAAAGAATTATTGATTGTGGACAGCCAAAATCCACAGCAATTAAGCATTGGCAAACTCATGAAAAAAATACTTAATCAAAAATAA
- a CDS encoding helix-turn-helix domain-containing protein: MNIDRMEFIMWMERLMDRLDLLAERFEKAEKKRSTIDGEELLDNQDLMLTFKISARSLQRYRSEGKLPYYTISGKIYYKLSDVHQFIREHFSIPVKAKKGQSKPK; encoded by the coding sequence ATGAATATCGACCGAATGGAATTTATCATGTGGATGGAACGACTGATGGATCGTCTCGACCTACTTGCAGAACGCTTTGAAAAAGCTGAAAAGAAACGAAGTACCATCGACGGAGAGGAATTACTCGACAATCAAGATTTAATGCTTACCTTCAAAATATCAGCTCGTTCTCTGCAGCGTTATCGCTCTGAGGGTAAACTACCTTATTACACGATTTCTGGGAAAATTTACTACAAATTATCAGATGTACATCAATTTATTAGAGAACATTTTAGTATCCCTGTCAAAGCCAAAAAAGGTCAATCAAAGCCAAAATAA
- a CDS encoding DUF3945 domain-containing protein: MANESTETNPKENTPIIDEQWTDLLLVYDQEEQQIRAVKGLDKDGQLETVPPDPAHQQDFMRVDPHGNILSNFFSNFLRQVKNPSHFSFFKIPFPKLLEVQLSPQDLQSYKVQPQEYQSQNQNTMEQTNEPQEVKDTQEVQETTQEVNETPSQDTSDEATQEQNHRYEVDDIDWETMNSIGLSKEYLEKRNLLEPLLKGYKTDRLVPISMNLGSAVTRFDARLSLRKDNEGKVSVSIHGIRKEPQLDYPFFGHEFTQEDKENLLKTGNMGRVVELTNVKTGEKIPSIISIDELTNEIVALRQEYIKIPDEIKGIKLNEEQKQRLKEGKPIFLEGMTSNKGEPFNANVQFNAEKRYVEFLFDDNLTQKINTQPTFEEAPKELRGRQLTEEQYKDFSQGKPVYLEGLESKSTGKVYNGYFTYNQETGKVKFTFQNPNKQQKEDKVTRQAKEINKKAKENKTTTTQSTTKTQKEATNKGVKTTTTKTTKRTVKPKTPAKKTSSGRKM, translated from the coding sequence ATGGCTAACGAATCCACAGAAACAAATCCAAAAGAAAATACGCCTATTATTGATGAACAATGGACGGATTTATTGCTTGTGTATGACCAAGAGGAACAACAGATTCGTGCCGTAAAAGGATTGGATAAAGACGGTCAGTTAGAAACCGTTCCTCCAGATCCAGCACACCAGCAAGATTTTATGAGAGTGGATCCTCACGGAAATATACTCTCAAACTTCTTTAGTAATTTTTTAAGGCAAGTGAAAAATCCAAGTCATTTTTCTTTTTTCAAAATTCCCTTTCCTAAATTACTTGAAGTTCAACTTTCCCCCCAAGATTTACAGTCTTATAAAGTTCAACCACAAGAATATCAATCTCAAAATCAAAATACAATGGAACAAACCAATGAACCCCAAGAAGTAAAAGATACTCAGGAAGTACAAGAAACTACCCAAGAGGTCAATGAAACCCCATCGCAAGACACATCTGATGAGGCAACCCAAGAACAAAACCATCGTTACGAAGTAGACGATATTGATTGGGAAACAATGAATAGCATAGGTCTCTCAAAAGAATACCTAGAAAAACGAAACTTATTAGAACCCTTACTAAAGGGGTATAAAACGGATCGCTTAGTACCTATTAGCATGAACTTAGGAAGTGCCGTTACCCGTTTCGACGCGCGTTTATCTTTACGGAAAGATAACGAAGGGAAAGTAAGTGTCTCCATTCACGGTATCCGCAAAGAACCTCAATTAGATTATCCCTTTTTTGGGCACGAATTTACCCAAGAAGACAAAGAAAATCTATTGAAGACAGGAAATATGGGACGCGTGGTAGAGCTTACCAATGTAAAAACGGGTGAAAAAATCCCATCAATCATCAGTATTGATGAATTGACAAATGAAATTGTTGCTTTGCGTCAAGAATACATCAAAATACCCGATGAAATCAAGGGTATTAAGCTTAATGAGGAACAAAAACAAAGGCTTAAGGAAGGAAAACCTATCTTTTTAGAAGGGATGACTTCAAACAAAGGAGAACCCTTTAATGCGAATGTGCAATTCAATGCAGAAAAGCGTTATGTAGAATTTTTGTTTGATGACAATCTTACACAAAAAATCAATACCCAACCTACTTTTGAAGAAGCCCCCAAAGAATTAAGAGGCAGACAGCTTACAGAAGAACAATACAAAGATTTTTCGCAGGGAAAACCTGTATACTTAGAGGGCTTGGAAAGTAAGAGTACGGGAAAAGTTTACAATGGCTATTTCACCTATAATCAAGAAACAGGTAAAGTAAAATTCACTTTTCAAAATCCTAATAAGCAACAAAAAGAAGATAAAGTAACACGCCAGGCTAAAGAAATCAATAAAAAAGCCAAGGAGAATAAAACCACGACTACACAATCCACAACAAAAACTCAAAAAGAAGCAACAAACAAAGGAGTGAAAACCACTACGACAAAGACCACTAAGCGTACGGTAAAGCCTAAAACTCCTGCTAAAAAAACTTCAAGTGGACGTAAAATGTAG
- a CDS encoding helix-turn-helix domain-containing protein: protein MKLITIEENQWLQLRQEIQFIKAYIQKQSQSTEIIDQLWLNNHEVCQYLHLSEKTLWRMRQNNEITYAKVHGQYFYTLGSIRQLMEFHVIKSTADYLESLTQKAHSYVQKGRHFK, encoded by the coding sequence ATGAAACTAATCACTATTGAAGAAAACCAATGGCTGCAATTACGCCAAGAAATACAATTTATTAAAGCGTATATCCAAAAACAATCTCAATCAACAGAAATCATTGACCAATTATGGCTCAATAACCACGAAGTATGCCAATACCTCCATTTAAGCGAAAAAACACTTTGGCGTATGCGACAGAACAATGAAATCACCTATGCTAAAGTTCATGGGCAATACTTCTACACTTTAGGAAGCATCCGACAACTTATGGAATTTCATGTGATAAAAAGTACAGCGGATTACTTAGAAAGTTTAACTCAAAAAGCACACTCGTATGTTCAAAAAGGAAGACATTTTAAGTAA
- a CDS encoding NAD(P)/FAD-dependent oxidoreductase — protein sequence MNIPDLSVKRVVVIGAGFAGLNLAKKLNKQNLQVVLIDKNNYHTFQPLLYQVATAGLEADSIAHAVRTLFKKEKNFHFRIAQISRIDTGNKKIHSDIGDLSYDYLVIATGSKTNYYGNKNVETYAMPMKSIPQALDLRHLVLQNFEAALLTDDLNERERLMNFVIVGGGPTGVELAGAFSELKNHVLPNDYPDLDIRRMNVHLIQAADRLLPGFSDKASSKVAEYLRKMDVHVWLNTIVQDYDGKVAKTNLRNFETSTLIWAAGVQGSTIDGMPEESVERGRYKVDLFNKVLGTQDIYAIGDIACMQSEDYPHGHPMVAQPAIQQGKLLARNLNALSVGKEMKAFKYNDKGSMATIGRNKAVADIGKFKFTGFFAWMIWMFVHLISLVGFRNKVVALVNWVIQYFQYNKGVRLIIRPYRRKVKEISEAENIEQVLEEDNAI from the coding sequence ATGAATATTCCTGATTTAAGTGTCAAGCGTGTCGTGGTGATTGGTGCTGGTTTTGCAGGGCTCAATCTTGCCAAAAAACTCAACAAGCAAAACCTGCAAGTCGTGCTAATTGACAAAAATAATTATCACACTTTTCAGCCATTATTATATCAAGTGGCAACTGCGGGGCTAGAGGCAGATTCTATTGCGCACGCGGTGAGAACTTTATTCAAAAAAGAGAAAAACTTTCATTTTAGAATTGCACAAATCAGCCGTATTGATACCGGAAACAAGAAAATTCATTCCGATATTGGGGATTTAAGCTATGATTATTTAGTCATTGCCACGGGCTCTAAGACCAATTATTATGGTAATAAAAATGTAGAAACATATGCCATGCCCATGAAATCAATCCCGCAAGCATTGGATTTGCGTCATTTGGTATTGCAGAATTTCGAAGCCGCTTTGTTGACAGATGATTTAAACGAGCGCGAACGATTGATGAATTTCGTTATCGTGGGCGGTGGGCCAACGGGTGTGGAATTGGCAGGTGCTTTTTCTGAATTAAAGAATCATGTTTTGCCCAATGATTATCCAGATTTAGATATCCGAAGAATGAATGTGCATTTAATTCAGGCCGCAGATCGCCTTTTGCCAGGGTTTTCGGACAAAGCTTCGAGCAAAGTAGCCGAATACTTGCGCAAGATGGATGTGCATGTTTGGCTCAATACCATAGTGCAAGATTACGATGGAAAAGTAGCCAAAACCAATCTCAGAAATTTTGAAACCTCAACCTTGATTTGGGCAGCAGGAGTGCAAGGTAGCACTATCGACGGCATGCCAGAAGAATCTGTGGAGCGCGGACGATACAAAGTAGATTTATTTAATAAAGTATTGGGAACCCAGGACATTTATGCCATTGGAGACATCGCTTGTATGCAGTCCGAGGACTATCCGCATGGGCACCCGATGGTGGCACAACCTGCCATTCAGCAAGGAAAGCTTTTGGCTCGCAACCTCAACGCCTTGAGCGTAGGCAAAGAAATGAAAGCCTTTAAGTATAACGATAAAGGATCCATGGCTACCATTGGGCGAAATAAAGCTGTGGCAGACATCGGAAAATTCAAATTTACTGGATTTTTTGCATGGATGATTTGGATGTTTGTGCATTTAATTTCGCTTGTGGGCTTTAGAAATAAAGTAGTAGCACTCGTAAACTGGGTGATTCAATATTTTCAATACAACAAGGGGGTGCGCCTCATTATTCGTCCATATCGCCGTAAAGTAAAGGAAATCAGCGAGGCAGAGAATATAGAGCAGGTTTTAGAAGAAGATAACGCAATTTAA
- a CDS encoding DUF1896 domain-containing protein — MATQEKEISYYELRLRELLNTSFPNLASDEEFIKARGDLAAQAYQNAFEAGNDVLECRRIANEVLFEGLYFSPFDMVYSVVSNEFDREIPADEARAFALKMFPYCVEVFEHYNLHQDFEGSQAYDALYTELTGQIQIWIEENGVQ, encoded by the coding sequence ATGGCAACACAAGAAAAAGAAATTTCGTATTACGAATTACGACTAAGAGAACTATTAAACACGAGTTTTCCTAATCTGGCATCTGATGAGGAGTTTATCAAAGCAAGGGGGGATTTAGCTGCACAGGCATATCAAAATGCGTTTGAAGCGGGAAATGATGTACTGGAATGTCGTAGAATCGCAAATGAAGTCTTATTTGAAGGTTTGTACTTTTCCCCTTTTGATATGGTGTATAGCGTTGTCAGCAATGAGTTTGACCGAGAAATCCCTGCCGATGAAGCCCGTGCCTTTGCACTTAAAATGTTCCCCTATTGCGTTGAAGTATTTGAGCATTACAATTTACATCAAGATTTTGAGGGCTCCCAAGCGTATGATGCTCTTTACACTGAACTAACAGGACAAATTCAAATATGGATTGAAGAAAATGGCGTTCAATAA